The Paramisgurnus dabryanus chromosome 6, PD_genome_1.1, whole genome shotgun sequence genome has a window encoding:
- the lpin2 gene encoding phosphatidate phosphatase LPIN2 isoform X1, translating into MKRLHPRAEPEASISSSEEDNSEQDESSSRRASWSWTDTMNYVGQLAGQVLVTMKELYKGINQATLSGCIDVVVVRQKDGSYQCSPFHVRFGKLGVLRSKEKVIDIEINGEPVDLHMKLGDNGEAFFVQETEEQNEIIPAHLATSPIPTDTHMFWIGGDHRQSQNLDEDPLDPEDPPEPSVSSTGSGKKKKKRRKKHKGDPRREELTPPVTISSTASTDDIFEMDLSSDEETNTRSSSISTVKDTESQIPNVRHSLDNYPYSDGDWSPSNSHAMSEAFSPKSDSELVVRPSESLLKMESHMQWTWGELPESTRVSKKEKTEWPKTVTITPSETTHFRVILSSEAMESEERESSLGPSGCTIVKPVPRTPETPKTPTESELEMMPSGVMTSTPSDSPPADPPAASIGGDISDTASKTDSPSKKKGVPKRSQHQGPEDIYLDDLNVLEPDVAARYFPKSDSDPSSKHWMDSGMHSGSQSPQSVGSAAADSGTECLSDSASDLPDVTLSLCGGLSENGEISKEKFMEHIITYHEFAENPAIIDNPNLVVKIGNRYYNWTLAAPLILSLQAFQKNLPKATEEAWVKERMPKKSGRWWFWRKRADSTIKQSDSTGKLEMKQSQMEKSSSSLSLESHARKADARDSSSDEDGKELSAAASSMERKVQSEPHGHSSTHSYRKSLRLSSDQIASLKLKEGPNDVTFSITTQYQGTCRCEGTIYLWNWDDKVIISDIDGTITKSDVFGQILPQFGKDWTHKGLAKLYHLVAENGYKFLYCSARAIGMADMTRGYLQWVNDGGIILPRGPLMLSPSSLFSAFHREVIEKKPEIFKIECLTDIKNLFLPNKHPFYAAFGNRTNDVFAYKEVGVPICRIFTVNPKGELIQEQTKGNKSSYSRLSELVDHVFPLLSKEQSSAFSFPEFSTFCFWRQPIPEISPEDLLL; encoded by the exons ATGAAAAGACTTCATCCTAGGGCAGAACCAGAAGCCTCTATCAGCTCCAGTGAGGAGGACAATAGTGAGCAAGATGAGTCCTCATCCCGAAGGGCATCATGGTCCTGG ACGGACACCATGAACTACGTGGGGCAGCTGGCAGGCCAGGTCCTGGTGACTATGAAGGAGCTGTATAAGGGCATTAACCAGGCCACACTGTCTGGTTGCATCGATGTGGTGGTGGTCCGCCAGAAGGATGGTTCTTATCAGTGTTCTCCCTTCCACGTCCGTTTTGGCAAACTAGGTGTGCTACGATCTAAAGAGAAAGTG ATTGACATAGAGATCAATGGGGAGCCTGTGGATCTTCACATGAAGCTAGGAGATAACGGTGAAGCCTTCTTTGTGCAGGAAACCGAGGAGCAGAAT GAAATCATCCCAGCTCACCTGGCAACCTCACCCATCCCCACTGATACTCACATGTTTTGGATTGGAGGTGATCACAGGCAAAGTCAGAACCTGGATGAAGACCCACTGGACCCTGAAGACCCTCCAGAGCCATCTGTGTCCAGCACAGGGTCTGgtaaaaagaagaagaagaggaggaagaaGCACAAAGGGGACCCACGGCGTGAAGAGCTAACCCCTCCTGTCACCATCAGCTCCACTGCATCCACGGATGACATCTTTGAGATGGACTTGAGTTCTGATGAGGAAACCAACACCAG ATCGTCTTCAATCAGTACAGTCAAAGACACTGAATCCCAGATACCAAATGTTCGTCATTCTTTGGACAACTACCCTTATTCAGATGGTGATTGGTCTCCATCAAATAG TCATGCCATGTCAGAGGCCTTTTCTCCCAAGAGTGATTCTGAATTGGTGGTCCGGCCATCAGAGAGCTTGCTTAAAATGGAGTCACACATGCAGTGGACGTGGGGAGAGTTGCCAGAATCTACCAGG GTTTCTAAAAAAGAGAAGACGGAGTGGCCGAAGACCGTGACCATAACGCCTTCAGAGACCACTCACTTCAGAGTCATTTTGAGCTCAGAGGCCATGGAATCCGAGGAAAGAGAATCAAGCCTAGGGCCTTCTGGATGCACCATAGTTAAGCCTGTACCCCGCACCCCTGAAACCCCCAAAACTCCCACTGAGTCAGAGCTGGAGATGATGCCTAGTGGAGTGATGACCTCAACTCCTTCAGACAGCCCTCCTGCTGATCCACCTGCTGCTTCTATAGGTGGAGACATAAGTGATACTGCGTCCAAGACTGACTCACCCTCCAAGAAGAAAG GCGTCCCAAAAAGGAGTCAGCACCAGGGCCCTGAGGACATCTACCTGGATGACCTGAATGTGTTGGAGCCTGATGTTGCTGCTCGCTATTTTCCTAAGAG TGATTCTGACCCCAGCTCCAAGCACTGGATGGACTCTGGGATGCATTCAGGCTCGCAGTCACCGCAGTCAGTTGGCAGTGCTGCGGCCGACAGCGGCACAGAGTGCCTGTCTGATTCGGCCAGTGATCTCCCTGACGTCACACTGTCTCTGTGCGGAGGACTCAGTGAGAACGGAGAGATTTCCAAAG AAAAATTTATGGAGCATATCATCACATATCACGAGTTTGCTGAGAATCCAGCTATCATAGACAATCCAAATCTGGTTGTGAAAATAGGAAACAG GTATTACAATTGGACACTGGCTGCTCCTTTGATCTTAAGCTTGCAGGCATTTCAGAAGAACTTACCCAAG GCTACAGAGGAAGCTTGGGTAAAAGAGAGGATGCCAAAGAAATCAGGCCGCTGGTGGTTCTGGAGGAAAAGAGCAGACAGCACTATTAAACAG TCGGACAGCACTGGGAAATTGGAAATGAAGCAGTCTCAAATGGAGAAAAGCAGCTCCTCTTTGTCATTGGAAAGCCATGCGCGCAA AGCGGACGCCAGGGATTCATCCAGCGATGAGGATGGGAAAGAATTGAGTGCTGCCGCTTCATCAATGGAACGTAAAGTCCAGTCCGAGCCCCACGGCCACAGCTCCACTCACTCTTACCGCAAGTCCCTGCGCCTCTCCTCGGATCAGATC GCTAGTCTGAAATTAAAGGAAGGACCCAACGATGTGACTTTCAGCATCACTACACAGTACCAGGGCACGTGCCGCTGTGAAGGCACCATTTATCTTTGGAACTGGGATGATAAAGTCATCATCTCGGACATTGACGGAACCATCACTAA ATCAGATGTGTTCGGGCAGATTTTGCCGCAGTTTGGGAAGGACTGGACGCATAAGGGCCTTGCAAAACTATACCACCTTGTGGCTGA AAATGGATATAAGTTCCTGTACTGCTCGGCCAGGGCAATTGGCATGGCAGACATGACCCGAGGGTATCTGCAGTGGGTAAATGATGGAGGCATCATCCTGCCCCGTGGACCCCTCATGCTGTCTCCTAGTAGCCTCTTCTCTGCGTTTCACAG GGAGGTGATTGAGAAGAAGCCAGAAATCTTCAAAATCGAATGTCTCACTGACATCAAGAACCTCTTCCTTCCCAACAAACATCCCTTTTACGCCGCGTTTGGGAATCGAACAAAC GACGTCTTTGCCTATAAAGAGGTTGGAGTGCCAATTTGTCGAATCTTCACCGTTAACCCCAAAGGAGAGCTGATACAGGAGCAAACCAAGGGCAATAAATCCTC GTACAGTAGACTGAGTGAGCTGGTGGATCACGTCTTTCCCTTGCTGAGTAAAGAACAAAGCTCAGCTTTCAGTTTTCCAGAATTCAGTACCTTTTGTTTCTGGCGACAACCCATCCCTGAAATCAGTCCTGAGGACCTGCTTTTATAG
- the lpin2 gene encoding phosphatidate phosphatase LPIN2 isoform X2 — protein sequence MSREGDYTACTKSLSCTDTMNYVGQLAGQVLVTMKELYKGINQATLSGCIDVVVVRQKDGSYQCSPFHVRFGKLGVLRSKEKVIDIEINGEPVDLHMKLGDNGEAFFVQETEEQNEIIPAHLATSPIPTDTHMFWIGGDHRQSQNLDEDPLDPEDPPEPSVSSTGSGKKKKKRRKKHKGDPRREELTPPVTISSTASTDDIFEMDLSSDEETNTRSSSISTVKDTESQIPNVRHSLDNYPYSDGDWSPSNSHAMSEAFSPKSDSELVVRPSESLLKMESHMQWTWGELPESTRVSKKEKTEWPKTVTITPSETTHFRVILSSEAMESEERESSLGPSGCTIVKPVPRTPETPKTPTESELEMMPSGVMTSTPSDSPPADPPAASIGGDISDTASKTDSPSKKKGVPKRSQHQGPEDIYLDDLNVLEPDVAARYFPKSDSDPSSKHWMDSGMHSGSQSPQSVGSAAADSGTECLSDSASDLPDVTLSLCGGLSENGEISKEKFMEHIITYHEFAENPAIIDNPNLVVKIGNRYYNWTLAAPLILSLQAFQKNLPKATEEAWVKERMPKKSGRWWFWRKRADSTIKQSDSTGKLEMKQSQMEKSSSSLSLESHARKADARDSSSDEDGKELSAAASSMERKVQSEPHGHSSTHSYRKSLRLSSDQIASLKLKEGPNDVTFSITTQYQGTCRCEGTIYLWNWDDKVIISDIDGTITKSDVFGQILPQFGKDWTHKGLAKLYHLVAENGYKFLYCSARAIGMADMTRGYLQWVNDGGIILPRGPLMLSPSSLFSAFHREVIEKKPEIFKIECLTDIKNLFLPNKHPFYAAFGNRTNDVFAYKEVGVPICRIFTVNPKGELIQEQTKGNKSSYSRLSELVDHVFPLLSKEQSSAFSFPEFSTFCFWRQPIPEISPEDLLL from the exons ATGAGTAGAGAGGGAGATTATACAGCATGTACAAAGTCCCTCTCCtgt ACGGACACCATGAACTACGTGGGGCAGCTGGCAGGCCAGGTCCTGGTGACTATGAAGGAGCTGTATAAGGGCATTAACCAGGCCACACTGTCTGGTTGCATCGATGTGGTGGTGGTCCGCCAGAAGGATGGTTCTTATCAGTGTTCTCCCTTCCACGTCCGTTTTGGCAAACTAGGTGTGCTACGATCTAAAGAGAAAGTG ATTGACATAGAGATCAATGGGGAGCCTGTGGATCTTCACATGAAGCTAGGAGATAACGGTGAAGCCTTCTTTGTGCAGGAAACCGAGGAGCAGAAT GAAATCATCCCAGCTCACCTGGCAACCTCACCCATCCCCACTGATACTCACATGTTTTGGATTGGAGGTGATCACAGGCAAAGTCAGAACCTGGATGAAGACCCACTGGACCCTGAAGACCCTCCAGAGCCATCTGTGTCCAGCACAGGGTCTGgtaaaaagaagaagaagaggaggaagaaGCACAAAGGGGACCCACGGCGTGAAGAGCTAACCCCTCCTGTCACCATCAGCTCCACTGCATCCACGGATGACATCTTTGAGATGGACTTGAGTTCTGATGAGGAAACCAACACCAG ATCGTCTTCAATCAGTACAGTCAAAGACACTGAATCCCAGATACCAAATGTTCGTCATTCTTTGGACAACTACCCTTATTCAGATGGTGATTGGTCTCCATCAAATAG TCATGCCATGTCAGAGGCCTTTTCTCCCAAGAGTGATTCTGAATTGGTGGTCCGGCCATCAGAGAGCTTGCTTAAAATGGAGTCACACATGCAGTGGACGTGGGGAGAGTTGCCAGAATCTACCAGG GTTTCTAAAAAAGAGAAGACGGAGTGGCCGAAGACCGTGACCATAACGCCTTCAGAGACCACTCACTTCAGAGTCATTTTGAGCTCAGAGGCCATGGAATCCGAGGAAAGAGAATCAAGCCTAGGGCCTTCTGGATGCACCATAGTTAAGCCTGTACCCCGCACCCCTGAAACCCCCAAAACTCCCACTGAGTCAGAGCTGGAGATGATGCCTAGTGGAGTGATGACCTCAACTCCTTCAGACAGCCCTCCTGCTGATCCACCTGCTGCTTCTATAGGTGGAGACATAAGTGATACTGCGTCCAAGACTGACTCACCCTCCAAGAAGAAAG GCGTCCCAAAAAGGAGTCAGCACCAGGGCCCTGAGGACATCTACCTGGATGACCTGAATGTGTTGGAGCCTGATGTTGCTGCTCGCTATTTTCCTAAGAG TGATTCTGACCCCAGCTCCAAGCACTGGATGGACTCTGGGATGCATTCAGGCTCGCAGTCACCGCAGTCAGTTGGCAGTGCTGCGGCCGACAGCGGCACAGAGTGCCTGTCTGATTCGGCCAGTGATCTCCCTGACGTCACACTGTCTCTGTGCGGAGGACTCAGTGAGAACGGAGAGATTTCCAAAG AAAAATTTATGGAGCATATCATCACATATCACGAGTTTGCTGAGAATCCAGCTATCATAGACAATCCAAATCTGGTTGTGAAAATAGGAAACAG GTATTACAATTGGACACTGGCTGCTCCTTTGATCTTAAGCTTGCAGGCATTTCAGAAGAACTTACCCAAG GCTACAGAGGAAGCTTGGGTAAAAGAGAGGATGCCAAAGAAATCAGGCCGCTGGTGGTTCTGGAGGAAAAGAGCAGACAGCACTATTAAACAG TCGGACAGCACTGGGAAATTGGAAATGAAGCAGTCTCAAATGGAGAAAAGCAGCTCCTCTTTGTCATTGGAAAGCCATGCGCGCAA AGCGGACGCCAGGGATTCATCCAGCGATGAGGATGGGAAAGAATTGAGTGCTGCCGCTTCATCAATGGAACGTAAAGTCCAGTCCGAGCCCCACGGCCACAGCTCCACTCACTCTTACCGCAAGTCCCTGCGCCTCTCCTCGGATCAGATC GCTAGTCTGAAATTAAAGGAAGGACCCAACGATGTGACTTTCAGCATCACTACACAGTACCAGGGCACGTGCCGCTGTGAAGGCACCATTTATCTTTGGAACTGGGATGATAAAGTCATCATCTCGGACATTGACGGAACCATCACTAA ATCAGATGTGTTCGGGCAGATTTTGCCGCAGTTTGGGAAGGACTGGACGCATAAGGGCCTTGCAAAACTATACCACCTTGTGGCTGA AAATGGATATAAGTTCCTGTACTGCTCGGCCAGGGCAATTGGCATGGCAGACATGACCCGAGGGTATCTGCAGTGGGTAAATGATGGAGGCATCATCCTGCCCCGTGGACCCCTCATGCTGTCTCCTAGTAGCCTCTTCTCTGCGTTTCACAG GGAGGTGATTGAGAAGAAGCCAGAAATCTTCAAAATCGAATGTCTCACTGACATCAAGAACCTCTTCCTTCCCAACAAACATCCCTTTTACGCCGCGTTTGGGAATCGAACAAAC GACGTCTTTGCCTATAAAGAGGTTGGAGTGCCAATTTGTCGAATCTTCACCGTTAACCCCAAAGGAGAGCTGATACAGGAGCAAACCAAGGGCAATAAATCCTC GTACAGTAGACTGAGTGAGCTGGTGGATCACGTCTTTCCCTTGCTGAGTAAAGAACAAAGCTCAGCTTTCAGTTTTCCAGAATTCAGTACCTTTTGTTTCTGGCGACAACCCATCCCTGAAATCAGTCCTGAGGACCTGCTTTTATAG
- the lpin2 gene encoding phosphatidate phosphatase LPIN2 isoform X3 — protein sequence MNYVGQLAGQVLVTMKELYKGINQATLSGCIDVVVVRQKDGSYQCSPFHVRFGKLGVLRSKEKVIDIEINGEPVDLHMKLGDNGEAFFVQETEEQNEIIPAHLATSPIPTDTHMFWIGGDHRQSQNLDEDPLDPEDPPEPSVSSTGSGKKKKKRRKKHKGDPRREELTPPVTISSTASTDDIFEMDLSSDEETNTRSSSISTVKDTESQIPNVRHSLDNYPYSDGDWSPSNSHAMSEAFSPKSDSELVVRPSESLLKMESHMQWTWGELPESTRVSKKEKTEWPKTVTITPSETTHFRVILSSEAMESEERESSLGPSGCTIVKPVPRTPETPKTPTESELEMMPSGVMTSTPSDSPPADPPAASIGGDISDTASKTDSPSKKKGVPKRSQHQGPEDIYLDDLNVLEPDVAARYFPKSDSDPSSKHWMDSGMHSGSQSPQSVGSAAADSGTECLSDSASDLPDVTLSLCGGLSENGEISKEKFMEHIITYHEFAENPAIIDNPNLVVKIGNRYYNWTLAAPLILSLQAFQKNLPKATEEAWVKERMPKKSGRWWFWRKRADSTIKQSDSTGKLEMKQSQMEKSSSSLSLESHARKADARDSSSDEDGKELSAAASSMERKVQSEPHGHSSTHSYRKSLRLSSDQIASLKLKEGPNDVTFSITTQYQGTCRCEGTIYLWNWDDKVIISDIDGTITKSDVFGQILPQFGKDWTHKGLAKLYHLVAENGYKFLYCSARAIGMADMTRGYLQWVNDGGIILPRGPLMLSPSSLFSAFHREVIEKKPEIFKIECLTDIKNLFLPNKHPFYAAFGNRTNDVFAYKEVGVPICRIFTVNPKGELIQEQTKGNKSSYSRLSELVDHVFPLLSKEQSSAFSFPEFSTFCFWRQPIPEISPEDLLL from the exons ATGAACTACGTGGGGCAGCTGGCAGGCCAGGTCCTGGTGACTATGAAGGAGCTGTATAAGGGCATTAACCAGGCCACACTGTCTGGTTGCATCGATGTGGTGGTGGTCCGCCAGAAGGATGGTTCTTATCAGTGTTCTCCCTTCCACGTCCGTTTTGGCAAACTAGGTGTGCTACGATCTAAAGAGAAAGTG ATTGACATAGAGATCAATGGGGAGCCTGTGGATCTTCACATGAAGCTAGGAGATAACGGTGAAGCCTTCTTTGTGCAGGAAACCGAGGAGCAGAAT GAAATCATCCCAGCTCACCTGGCAACCTCACCCATCCCCACTGATACTCACATGTTTTGGATTGGAGGTGATCACAGGCAAAGTCAGAACCTGGATGAAGACCCACTGGACCCTGAAGACCCTCCAGAGCCATCTGTGTCCAGCACAGGGTCTGgtaaaaagaagaagaagaggaggaagaaGCACAAAGGGGACCCACGGCGTGAAGAGCTAACCCCTCCTGTCACCATCAGCTCCACTGCATCCACGGATGACATCTTTGAGATGGACTTGAGTTCTGATGAGGAAACCAACACCAG ATCGTCTTCAATCAGTACAGTCAAAGACACTGAATCCCAGATACCAAATGTTCGTCATTCTTTGGACAACTACCCTTATTCAGATGGTGATTGGTCTCCATCAAATAG TCATGCCATGTCAGAGGCCTTTTCTCCCAAGAGTGATTCTGAATTGGTGGTCCGGCCATCAGAGAGCTTGCTTAAAATGGAGTCACACATGCAGTGGACGTGGGGAGAGTTGCCAGAATCTACCAGG GTTTCTAAAAAAGAGAAGACGGAGTGGCCGAAGACCGTGACCATAACGCCTTCAGAGACCACTCACTTCAGAGTCATTTTGAGCTCAGAGGCCATGGAATCCGAGGAAAGAGAATCAAGCCTAGGGCCTTCTGGATGCACCATAGTTAAGCCTGTACCCCGCACCCCTGAAACCCCCAAAACTCCCACTGAGTCAGAGCTGGAGATGATGCCTAGTGGAGTGATGACCTCAACTCCTTCAGACAGCCCTCCTGCTGATCCACCTGCTGCTTCTATAGGTGGAGACATAAGTGATACTGCGTCCAAGACTGACTCACCCTCCAAGAAGAAAG GCGTCCCAAAAAGGAGTCAGCACCAGGGCCCTGAGGACATCTACCTGGATGACCTGAATGTGTTGGAGCCTGATGTTGCTGCTCGCTATTTTCCTAAGAG TGATTCTGACCCCAGCTCCAAGCACTGGATGGACTCTGGGATGCATTCAGGCTCGCAGTCACCGCAGTCAGTTGGCAGTGCTGCGGCCGACAGCGGCACAGAGTGCCTGTCTGATTCGGCCAGTGATCTCCCTGACGTCACACTGTCTCTGTGCGGAGGACTCAGTGAGAACGGAGAGATTTCCAAAG AAAAATTTATGGAGCATATCATCACATATCACGAGTTTGCTGAGAATCCAGCTATCATAGACAATCCAAATCTGGTTGTGAAAATAGGAAACAG GTATTACAATTGGACACTGGCTGCTCCTTTGATCTTAAGCTTGCAGGCATTTCAGAAGAACTTACCCAAG GCTACAGAGGAAGCTTGGGTAAAAGAGAGGATGCCAAAGAAATCAGGCCGCTGGTGGTTCTGGAGGAAAAGAGCAGACAGCACTATTAAACAG TCGGACAGCACTGGGAAATTGGAAATGAAGCAGTCTCAAATGGAGAAAAGCAGCTCCTCTTTGTCATTGGAAAGCCATGCGCGCAA AGCGGACGCCAGGGATTCATCCAGCGATGAGGATGGGAAAGAATTGAGTGCTGCCGCTTCATCAATGGAACGTAAAGTCCAGTCCGAGCCCCACGGCCACAGCTCCACTCACTCTTACCGCAAGTCCCTGCGCCTCTCCTCGGATCAGATC GCTAGTCTGAAATTAAAGGAAGGACCCAACGATGTGACTTTCAGCATCACTACACAGTACCAGGGCACGTGCCGCTGTGAAGGCACCATTTATCTTTGGAACTGGGATGATAAAGTCATCATCTCGGACATTGACGGAACCATCACTAA ATCAGATGTGTTCGGGCAGATTTTGCCGCAGTTTGGGAAGGACTGGACGCATAAGGGCCTTGCAAAACTATACCACCTTGTGGCTGA AAATGGATATAAGTTCCTGTACTGCTCGGCCAGGGCAATTGGCATGGCAGACATGACCCGAGGGTATCTGCAGTGGGTAAATGATGGAGGCATCATCCTGCCCCGTGGACCCCTCATGCTGTCTCCTAGTAGCCTCTTCTCTGCGTTTCACAG GGAGGTGATTGAGAAGAAGCCAGAAATCTTCAAAATCGAATGTCTCACTGACATCAAGAACCTCTTCCTTCCCAACAAACATCCCTTTTACGCCGCGTTTGGGAATCGAACAAAC GACGTCTTTGCCTATAAAGAGGTTGGAGTGCCAATTTGTCGAATCTTCACCGTTAACCCCAAAGGAGAGCTGATACAGGAGCAAACCAAGGGCAATAAATCCTC GTACAGTAGACTGAGTGAGCTGGTGGATCACGTCTTTCCCTTGCTGAGTAAAGAACAAAGCTCAGCTTTCAGTTTTCCAGAATTCAGTACCTTTTGTTTCTGGCGACAACCCATCCCTGAAATCAGTCCTGAGGACCTGCTTTTATAG